A stretch of DNA from Pseudomonadales bacterium:
CCAGTGTTTCGTGATCGGGCATGTTGTGTTCCGTTGCGCAGTGCACGATTGACTCCCCGCGGCGATTGTAGTCATATCCCTGCTCGGGGAGGAAAGGGAGGCACACATCGCGCTTCCTTCCGAGGGACGGCCGGGTGTCACCACTCGGCCGTTTTCATTTGCGGATTCTGCACAAGTCCCGTTCAGACCGCGAACCCGCAATCCCGGCCTCATTGAAAATTTGTCGACGGTGCTATGCTTGGCCCTCGACTTTCCGCGGAGAATCCTCATGGCAGAAGCAGTTTCCAGGTCAGATCTACTGACCGCCGACCCGTACAAAGTACCCCTCGACCAGATCGATGTGAGTCAGTCCGAACTCTTCGAGCGGAATCTGTTCTGGCCCTATTTCGAGCGCCTGCGCCGTGAAGACCCCGTGCACTACTGTGCGGACAGCATGTTCGGGCCCTACTGGTCAGTTACAAAGTTCAAGGACATCGTGGAAGTCGAACGGAACCACGAGGTGTTTTCCTCAGAAGGCGGCATCACCCTTGCCGACCGCATGGCGGACTTCAGAACAGACAACTTCATCAGCATGGATCCACCGAAACACGACAACCAGCGTAAGGCGGTACAGGGCGTTGTCGCACCGAGAAATCTCGCAGAGATGGAAGGTCTGATCCGCCAGCGCGTGTGCAGCATTCTCGACAGCCTGCCGCTGAACGAGACCTTCAACTGGGTGGATCTGGTGTCGATCGAACTGACAACCCAGATGCTCGCCACACTGTTCGACTTCCCCTTCGAGGATCGTCGCAAGCTCACCTACTGGTCAGACATGGCCACATCATCAGAACTCGCCGGCGGCACCACACCCGAGCCGGTCCGTCGCGCAGCCCTGCTCGAGTGCCTGGAAGTATTCACGCGTCTGCGCGACGAGCGCATCGGCCGCAAAGACGGATTCGATCTGCTCACCATGCTGGCTCATGACCCGGCGACACGCGCCATGCCGCCGATGGAATTCCTGGGTAATCTCATCCTTCTCATCGTCGGTGGTAACGACACCACCCGTAATTCGATCAGCGGTGGTGTGCTGGCTCTCAACGAGAACCCGGCCGAGTACGACAAGCTGATGAAAGACGTCAGCCTCATACCGAACATGGTCTCGGAGATCATCCGCTGGCAGACACCCCTGGCTTACATGCGCCGCACCGCAACCCGGGACACCGAACTCGCAGGCAAGAAGATCCGCAAGGGAGACAAGGTCGCCATGTGGTACGTCTCGGGCAACAGGGATCCGGACGCGATCGAACGACCGGACGAATTCATCATCGATCGTGCCAATGCCCGCCACCATGTCTCCTTCGGATTCGGTATCCATCGCTGCATGGGTAATCGGCTCGCGGAGATGCAGCTGCGCATCGTGTGGGAGGAGATCGTGAAACGCTTCAGGCGTGTCGAGGTGGTGGGGGAGCCGGTTCGGGTGCGCTCGAGCTTCGTGAAAGGGTACTCCGAACTGCCCGTGCGCCTGCACGCGCACTGATCCCCTGACGACCATCCCAGCCCCGGCATCCGCCTCTGCAGAGAGGCGGTGGATCAGACGATTGCCGCCTGGGGGTGTGGTGTTCCATCCGCGGCCTGCCGCTCCAGAGGCAGCAGCAGGTCGTCGATCGTTCTGCTGATCAGGGTGCAGTTCCGGATCATCTCGATCTTCGGCCAGGTGGAAGCCTCACCTTCTGAAATCAGCTCCTGTGTCTCCGTATCCGACAACACACTCAGCAGTTTGCGGGGATCCCACAGGCGCCGCTGAGGAATGATGTTGATGTCGGCCGTGTAGTCCTGGGTCGCAAGACCGTACCCCATTCTCGTCACGATGTTCAGCGGGTAAACATCCCGCGTCAGGCGCATAGCCAGCGGGTAGGTGGCACGAAACCATTCCTTCACTGCGCGCTGATAAATCTCCACGGAGCGGCCGAAAATACTGTCGTCCTGCCGACGGTCTGAAAGCGCCCACAGCACGAGGGGGTTGGTCTGACTGGCGATGAAGTGATTGACCCCATACAGGCGCGTCAATCGATCGATGGGCAGATCGCCGGTGATGGATCCGTCCACCCATTTCCGGGCGGGGATGTATGGCTGACGTTCCCCCTTCACGTTCTTTGCCGCCAGCGTCACCGCGGGAAATACGCCCGGGATCGCACAGGAAGCCAGTACCGCCTCCCGGATAAAGACGTTCGGCGAGGTTACTGCGTTGAGCATCCGCGATCGCTGGTGATACTGCAGCGGTGAAACGGAGATGTTTATTTTGCGGCCGGTACGCCGGAACGCTTCTTCGAAGGTGAGATCGGGCACACGTGCGGCAATATCTTTGCGCAGATCTTCGATGCCGATGCGCGAACCGGTCGCCACCTTGCGGGAATCGTCCGCGAAGGCAGCGAAGGCCTCGATCAGACCATCGGGCGAAAACAGGGCTTTCAGTGCCGGCGCATCATGGCAGCCGACGATCGCCGCGATAAACGAACCCGCACTCGCTCCGGAAATCACATCGGGCAGCAGGTCCTGTTCGAGCAGCGCTTTCACCACACCGATATGAAAGGGGCCAAGTGCGCCGGCACCGCTCAGCATCAGGGCGGAACGGCCAAAACAACGGCTCGCTCTGCGGAAAAATTCGAGTCGATCCCGAAACGGGATCACGGAATCCGGTACGACTGCCACGTCCTGCAGTGCCCCGGTCAGTTCGCCGATGTAATCCCGGATAAGATCTTTGGTACCGAAACGTGCCCGACCGTAGAGTGCGGGATTCCCCATCCCGCCCATGTTTCCGTGGATGCCCTCGTTGAGATAGAAAAGGAGTCTATGCGGGTCACCGGAAGTTCGCGCTGCCCTGACCTCGCCCAGACGCCGGCGGATCACTTCGAAATCATAAAGCCTGGAACGTTCGATCGTGCGCCACTTAGCCGCACCCGTCTGTTCATCGTACTGCTGTGCCGCCCGCTTCCATTCGTCGTAGCTGTGGGCGTTGACCAGACGCAGGGAGGCCGCCACACCATTAGAGAAGGGGGCACTGGGGGAGGGATCCGTCATCGTATTTTTCCGCACTGCAACAAAAACACTCTAACAGCAGGATCCGTCTTCGGGAAGTCGGCTGCGGCAGGCTTTTCCCGGCAGACGGGTACCGGCGAGGCGCACAGCCTCCCGTTCAGTGCCTGTCGATCTGCAGCAGGGCGCTCATACGCGTGGTGGTCTCAAGGACGGTGCGCTCAAGAAAGCGCTGCAGGCCCTCTGCCTCTGCGAAGGCAGCGAACTGGCCTTCGAGCAGCAGCTGGGTGTAGCCGTGGATCTGGCTCCAGGCCAGCAGAATGGCGTTCTGCAGCTCCCGGTCCGCCGTCCGCTCCCGCAGCGACTCCGGTGTGACATCCGGCTGATTGAGCAGCCGGGTCACGCTGCTGGCCATCTCCGCAAAGGTTCGATTTGCAGCAGCCTCCAGCACCGGGTGCTGCCCGGCCATGGCGTCGGATCGGAACATGAGTCGGAAGTGCGACGGATACTTCAGCGCGAATTGCACATAGGTTCTCGCCACCGCAACGTAATGCCGGGTGGGATCGTCACCCGCTGCTGCACCAGCCTGCTGCAGCAGCAGGGTGAGCCGGTCGAAGCTGCGCGCAGACACCTCCGCCAGCAGCTCGGCAATGTCCCGGAAGTGATGTTTAGGGGCTGCGTGGGACACGCCTGCCCGTCGTGCGCAGGCTCTCAGCGACAGCGCCCGTACACCCCCTTCGTCAAGCAGCACCTCGGCAGCATCGAGCAGCGCTTCGCGCAGCTGGCCATGGTGATACCGGTTGCCGGGTTTCAACTGTGGAACGGCTCAGGCTCTGTTGATCGAGAAGCGGAAAGGTCGCGAATCAATATCAACCTCCGCGCCACCCTGAACAGTGCCTGCCTGAAATGCCACCGCCAGCGTCGAAGTCGCGATGTACTCCCGGTGTTCCTCAGCGGCCAGCAGCAGTTCCGGGTCTCCCTCAAAGGTCACCCGGATGCGATCCGCGACATTGAAACCGAGTTCCTTGCGGCGCTGTTGGATCCGGTTGACGATCTCCCGGCTGTACCCGCCACGGATGAGTCCGTCGTCGAGCCGACAGTCGAGATCCACCGCAATGAATCGGTTCGAAACCGTATTCGTGCCTTCCCGGGCCAGCTGCTGCACCTGAATTTCCTCGAGATCAAAACACTCACCGCCGATTTCAATTGAGCCGGTCTCCTGCAGCGCGGCTATCTGATCGGGCGTCAACGCCTGGATCTGCTGCTGGAAGGACTTCATCTGCTTGCCCAGCCGCTTGCCGAGCAGCGGAAAGTTCGGTTTCGCGGTGAGTTGAATATAGGCGCTCTCGTCTGTGTCGTAGGTAATCTCGAGAACGTTGAGCTCTCCCTTGATGTAATCCTCCAGCCCGCGCAGGCCGTCCAGCAGAGCAGCATCGCTATGGATGATCACAAGGCTGCGCAGCGGTGTCCGCAGTCCGATACGCGCCTCTTCACGCCGCTGCCGACCGAGCAGAATCACCTGCTGCATCCGATCCACCGCAAGCTCGAGTTCGACGCGCATCAGCCCCCGGTCTTTCTCCGGATAGTCGCACAGATGCACAGAGCCAGGCTTCGCAACCCGACCACCGAGCTGCGCAAGCTGCAGGTACAGGTGCTCTGCCAGAAAAGGCGCGAAGGGTGCCATCACCAGACTCAGCTCCTCGAGCGCCTGGTAGAGCGTGCTGAATGCAGCGATCTTGTCCGCGGTGATTTCAGCTCCCCAGTACCGGGTGCGGTTGAGCCGGATGTACCAGTTGGTGAGCTCTTCAATGAATTCGAAGAGTTTCGGTACCACGTTGTAGAGCCGGTAGGCTTCCATCTGCTCCGAGACATTGGCCTTCAGCGTCTGGAGCCGGGACAGGATCCACTGGTCGAGGATGTTATCACCCCTGTGCAGCCCCTTGTCTGGCGACCACTGGTCGATCTCCGCATAGGTTTTCAGAAACGAAAACGCGTTGTACCAGGGCAGCAGCGCCCGCCGGACCATGTCGCGCACGCCGGAATCCGCAAATCGCTGCTCTTCACCCCGCACGAGCCCTGAGTTGATCAGATAGAGACGCAGCGCATCAGCGCCATAGGTCTCCATCAGCGCATCCGGGGGCGTGTAGTTGCGCAGCCGCTTCGACATCTTCTTGCCGTCTTCGGCCATTACCATGCCATTGACGATCACATTGCGGAAAGCCGGTTTCTCATAAAGCGCGGCTGCCAGCACGGTGAGGGTGTAGAACCAGCCCCTGGTCTGGTCCAGTCCTTCGGCGATGAATTCCGCCGGAAAACCCGAGCGGAACATCGCCTCGTTTTCGAAGGGGTAATGCAGCTGAGCGTAAGGCATGGAGCCGGATTCAAACCAGCAATCGAGTACTTCTTCGACGCGCCGATAGGTTCCCTCTTCTCCGTCGATACGGAATGTCAGCGGATCCACATGCTCGCGGTGCAGATCATTCACCCGCACACCGGTCAGTGCTTCCAGCTCATCGATGGAACCCACACAGTGTTCTCTGCCGGTCACGTCATTGATCCAGATCGGTATGGGTGTACCCCAGACCCGATTGCGTGAGATAGACCAGTCGATGGCCCCTTCCAGCCAGTTGCCGAAGCGGCCCTCCTTGATGTGTTCGGGCACCCAGCGGATTTTCGCGTTGGCCGCGAGCAGCCGGTCGCGCATCGTGCTGACGCTGACGTACCAGGACGGGATCGCCCGATAAATAAGCGGCGTGTCGGACCGATAGCAGAACGGATAGCTGTGCTGGATGGTCTCCTGACGATACAGCAGACCTTGTTCTTTCAGTGCCCGGATAATGGACCGATCCGCGTCTTTCACATACTGTCCGGCGAAATCGACAACTTCCTCGGTGAATATGCCGTTCGGGGTGACCGGACAGACAAAGGCTTCGATACCTGCCGCCTGCACCACCCGATAATCGTCCTCACCAAACGCCGGTGCCTGATGCACCATGCCGGTACCGGCATCCGTCGTGACATAGTCATCGGCTACCACGACAAAGGCACCGCGTTCGGCTTCTTCCGCAAAATAGGGAAACAGCGGTTCGTAGGCACGGCCGAGCAGTGCCGATCCTTTCAGGGTTTCGACGATTTCGAAGTTTCCATAGTGCGCCAGGCGATCGGCAGCAAAATAGATGAGCGTGTCGTGCTCCGGATCCCGCGCTTTCACATAGTCGATGTCCGCACCCACACAGATCGCGAGATTCGAGGGCAGAGTCCAGGGGGTCGTGGTCCAGGCACTCAGATAGGCGTCTTCATCGCGCAGCTTGAAGAGCACGGTGATCGCCGGATCCTGTACTTCCTGATAATTGGATGTGGCTTCGAAGTTTGACAGCGGTGTACCCAGCGCGGTGGACACGGGCATCACCCGCACACCCTGGTAGACGAGGCCTTTATCCCAGAGCTGTTTGACCACCCACCACACACTCTCCATGAACCAGGGATCCATGGTCTTGTAGTCGTTGTCGAAATCCACCCAGCGGCCGAGGCGGGTAACCGTGCTGCGCCATTCATTGACATAGCGCTGCACGATGGAGCGGCACTGAGCGTTGTAGCCTGCAACACCGAGTTCTTCGACCGCCTGCTGGGCAGACATATTGAGCTGCTTGTCAATCTCGTGTTCGATTGGCAGACCATGACAGTCCCAGCCGAAACGGCGCTGCACGTAACGCCCTTTCATTGTCCAGTAACGGGGCACAATGTCCTTGATGGTGCTTGCCACGATGTGCCCGTGGTGGGGCAGTCCGGTCGCGAACGGCGGGCCGTCATAAAAGACGTAGGGCTTCTTTTCCCGGGTATTCTCCAGCGACTTCTGGAAAATCTTCGCCTCCTTCCAGAACGCGAGAATGTCGTGTTCCATCTCAACAAACGGAAAGGAAGCTGCGCTGGATGTCGATTCGGTCATTCTCGCTACGAAGGGTGTATTTAACGGGCCTGCATTGTAACGCCATATAGGGGCGACAACGATGATCCCGTCATTCTCCGGGCAAGACGACCAGCCGCACGACATCCGTACTTCCGCCAGCCAGTCTCGCGAGTGCTTCATTTACCTGGGCAAGCGCATATCTGCCCGATATGGAAGACTCAAGACTCAGCCGTCCACCAGCTACCAGCTGGATCAGATCGGCGATATCACGTTTGTCCATTCCAAACGAACCCAGCAGGCTGTGCTCGCGACCTACAAAATTGAGCATCGGCGGTAACCGCGGCCTGCCCGGTCCCACACCGACAATCACCGCGCGCCCTCCTGTGTCCAGAGTAGCCAGCGCAGTGTCAACCGTCTCCGGACGCCCCACGAACTCCAGCGCGAGATCGACGCCCCGGCCCAGCTCCCGGCGAACGGCTTTGCCTGTCATCGGCTCGGTCGCGGGATCGATAACCGTGTCCGCACCCAGTCGGAAGGCACGCTGGCGGGCGTGTTCCTGACTGTCGACAGCAACTATGTGGGCAGCGCCCATCAACCGTGCCAGCAGGATCGCATGGGAACCGAGCCCGCCACAGCCCACCACAGCCACCGTCTCTCCGGCTTGCAATTGACCCCGGGAGCGCAATGCATGAAAGGGTGTCGCAACACCATCGGTAATTATGGCTGCCAGTTCCAGCGGAAACCCGGCAGGGACCGGAATCAGAGACCATGCGGGTGCAACCACGAATTGAGCCAGAGACCCATCACGAGCCATGCCATAGACCCTCGCTTTTTCGCACAACGATTCTCTTCCCAGCAGACAGAACCGGCAGCGACCGCAGGTCGCAGAGGGAAACAGCGCCACTCTATCTCCCACAGAGAATTGAGTGACTCCACCGCCAATACCCACCACGATGCCCGCCGCCTCGTGTCCGAGTGTGATTGGCGTCCGCTGCACGGGAATATCGCCGTCCACAGCAAGGTGGATGTCTGTGCCACACAGGCCGCAGGCCTCCACCTGTACCAGCACCTCATCCGGCTGCGGGATGGGTACCGGGATTTCCTCGATGATCAGAGGCTGGCCAGCCGCGTACAGCCGCGCCGCGCGCATCGAGGTCACGATCGCTTCCCGGTCTCAATTGCGGAAAGCAGGCCCCGCTTGAGAATCGACAGAGACGCCGCGCGGTCCTGAACCCCGGAACGTACCTCCTCATGGTTGAGGTTGTTGCGCGATTGCTTCAGAACCATCAGGCCGAGAAACGTGGCCCACAAGGTGTCCGCCAGATGCCGGCCGTCTTCGAGACCAGTGATCTCTTCGAGCAGATGCGACAGCCGGCTGAAATTCCGACCTGACAGCGTGGCAATCTCCTCTCTGATCTCCGACGACACCCCCTGCAGTGCATTCGACTGTGCGAGGTAGGCCGAAATGACATAGTACTCCGGATGTTCTTCCTGGACTTTTTCGTGCAGCTGCCAGATCTGATCCAGACGTTTTTCAGGGGCCAGCCTGGACGCTGCAAGTTTTTTCAGCCCGTTCGCCCAGAACTCGATGCTCTCATACAGAAGCGACAGCACGATCTCATCTTTATTGGTGAAATAGAAAAACAGCGTCGCCTCGGAAAGCTCGCAACGGCTGGCGATCTCCCTGGTTGTGGTATTTCGATAGCCTTTTTCCAGCAACACGCTGCGCGCCGCGTCCAGCACGGCTACCTTGCGAGCATGCCGCTCGCGCTCCCGGCGCTCCGCTACTCCCATGCCTGAGTTCTCCGTCTGTTCATTGATTGATCATGTGCCTGGCAATGGTTTCCCGCTGAATTTCGCTGGTGCCTTCACCGATTTCCAGAACTTTGCAGTCCCGATACAGGCGCTGAGCGACACTGGCTCGCATGTAACCCTGCGCCCCGCACAGATGCAATGCCCGCTCGCAGGCCCAGGTCGCAGATTCGGTGGCGAACAGCTTCGCCATGGATGCCTCCCTGTCATGAGCCCCTCCGCTGTCGGCAAGACGTGCCGCGTGCAGAGTCAGCTGCCAGGACGCCTCAACACGCGTCGCCATGTCGGCAAGTGTGAAACGTACGAACTGATTCGCTATCAGTGGTTGACCGAACTGGATTCGATCCTGACAGTAGCGCTGCGCTTCTTCCGTCGCCGCACGACCCAGACCCACACCGAAAGCCGCGCTCGCTATTCGCCCCAGAGTCAGGACCTTCAAGGCCCGAATGAAGCCGGCCTGTTCGGGACCGAGTCGATTCGCGGCGGGAATCCGGCACTGTTCGAACACAATTTCAGCCATCTCAGAGGCGCCCATGCCGAGTTTCTGCATGTGCTTGCCAATTTTGACACCCGGTGTGTCGGCGTTCACCACGAAAACCGACAGCCCCTTGAGACCGGTCCCGGTTGCCGCGACAACCACCATGAAATCGGCAAACGGGGAATTCGTGATGTACATCTTGGTACCATTGAGCACGTAATGGTCCCCGTCCCGGACGGCTCTGGTCGAAACACTCGCAACATCGGCGCCTGCGTTCGGTTCTGCGTAGGCCCAGCAGCCGATTCTGTTACCCGCCACGGCATCCGGCAGCCACCTGCGACGCTGCTCATCATCGCCCAGATGCAGCAGCGCCGCACTCGCCAGTGCCGTGTGCACATAAAATCCCAGGGCGATGGCCGCCGACCCCCGCGCGAGTTCGGCACACAACAGCGCATACAGGACACAACCACCGCCGGATCCGCCGAATTGCTCCGGCACGGCGACCCCGAGCCAGCCGAGCCTGCCGAATTCGCGCAGCAGTTCCTGCGGATAACGTTCCTGCAGATCCCAGGCAGTCGCCTTCGGTAGGATTTCCGCCTCGACGAAACCGCGAACCGACTCAACGAACTGAAGCTGTTCAGGTTCCAGCATCGTGTGCGACATCTCTCCCCCTTATCGTCGCTGTTTCGAATAAAAGGCCGCTACCCGCTCGCGATGATCCGCACTCTGCAGACACTGGGTCTGCGCGAATATTTCAAAGTCGAACTCAGCCGCCATATCACGATCGACAGAACGACGGACGGCACTCTTCGTAAACGCCAGTGCGCGCCCGGGGCCGGCAGCCAGACTGCGGGCCAGTTCCACAACAGCGGAATCGAGATCAGCTTCCGGCACCATGCGCGAAATCAGACCAATGGCCTGAGCTTCGGCAGCATCGACGAACTTAGCTGTCATCATCATGTCGGTGGCGCGTCCGAGCCCGATCAGTCGAGGCAGGAAATAACCGGCCGACATGTCGCATCCCGCCAGGCCGAGATTGACGAACGGCGCGCAGTAACGGGAGCTGTCGGTGCCAATTCTGAAGTCACTGGCCAGGGCCAGACCAAGCCCGCCTCCGACCACGTTGCCGTGGCACCGCGCGATGACCGGTTTCTGTATCGCCGCAATCAGGCGAATGGGATCCAGATATCGATCCACAATGCGCTCCCATTCCTCAGGGGTTCGATCGATCATCTGACCGATGTCCGCACCCGCACAGAAGGACCGACCCGCACCGGCAAGCACCAGAACGGCAACGGACTGATCCTGCACGGCCGCCTCAAGGGCGCCGATCAGGGCTTCGAGCATGCCGATATCGATCGCATTGAGCTGATCGGGACGATTGAGCGTCAGCGTCAGCACGCCGTCTTCGAGTTGTTGAGTCAGATGTTCAGACATGATGCTCCCGTAGCCGCTCTGTGAGTTGTTTGAGAATTCCTGCGCGGGGCACAGGACCTGGTGGTCGATCAGACCGACAGTCGCAGGGCCCGCACCACATTATCGCGTACCAGCTTTCGATAGATTTCGTCGGAAACACCGAGTGCCTCCAGCTCGGTCAGGGTGCGATCGAATCCCAGCAGCGGATAATCGGTAGCCCAGATCATCTTGTCCTGTCCCCAGCCTTTGGCAAAATCGACCAGCGACGCAGGCCACTGGCGTGGTCCTCGCGCTGAAGTCTCCAGATAGACATTGGGGTGTTTCCACGCCAGGATCATCATCTCCTCGTGCCAGGGCTGACCCACATGGCAGCCCAGGATGACCAGATCGGGAAATGCCAGTGCCACTTCGTCAAGATAGATGGGCCGGCCACACTCGGAGGGCAGCAGCGGTCCGGTATGCCCTACCTGAAGTGCAACGGCAACTCCGAGCTCCACGCATTTCATATAGACAGGCCAGTAGTGTTTATCGTTTGGCGGCAGCCCCGTCATGCCGTCCCCGTTCATGTAGGGTTCGAGCCGAATACAGACCATGCCCAGTTCTTTGACGAGATACTCCACCTCCCTGGCGACTGCCATGGGCTTCTGCATGACGTTCACAGCACCTGCGCCAATGAAGCGTTCCGGAAAACGGCTGACATAGTCGGCCACTTCCTCATTGGTGAGCACCCATTCGCCCATGTAGTGAAATGACGACAGGATCAGACGATCGACACCAGCACTGTCCATCTCATCAATCAGCGCTTCTATGGACTGACCTTCCAGCATGACCGCCGGTGAACGGTATTTCCGGAAAATGTGTTTGAACTCATCCGGCCAGCGCTGAGCTCCTTCCGGGGTGATGTGAGTAGCCCAGGCATCGATGGCAATTCGGGGTCGGGTCATGTTGTACTCCTGTCCTGTAGTTAGCTGTTCAACGGCCGTGGAAAACGGGTGTGCGTTTCTCGACGAAGGCCCGGATACCTTCCCGGGCGTCGTCGCTCTGCCGCAGGGGTTCGGCATGAAACTGTTCGAGGCGCAGCGCCTCACCAAGCGTCAGCGACAGCCCCTGATACACCGCATCCCGTGCGGCTCGAACGGCCAGCGGGCCGTTCGCCGCAATCTGCTGCGCAATCCGCAGAGCTGTCGCAAGCAGCTGGTCAGCCGCGACGACGTGATTGACCAGTCCCCAGCGATGCGCCGCTCCGGCGTCAATGGGCGCTCCAGTCAGGATCATCTCCAGAGCGATGCCCGTCGGCAGCAGCCGCGGCAGCCGTTGCGTGCCTCCGGCACCGGGCAGAATGCCGCGAGTGACTTCCGGCAGCCCAAAGACGGCATGCGCCGCAGCGATGCGGATGTCACAGGCAAGTGCGAGTTCCAGACCACCGGCAAGACAGGTGCCATTGATCGCAGCAATCACCGGCTTGCGGGGATCAAAATTTCGAGTCAACGCACCCAGGCCGGGTGAACGTTCGCCCAGCTCCCGTCGTTCGCTGGCCGTCATCGACTGGTAGTAGCTGCCCAGTTCCTTGAGATCCGCACCCGCGCAGAACGACACATCGCCGGCACCCGTGAGCACCGCTACGCGAGCTGCCTCGTTGTCCCTGAACTGCTCCCAGACCTGCTGAAGCGTTGTGCGCATTTCGGCATTCAGCGCATTGCGTTGCTCGGCCCGGTCCAGGGTGACAATCAGCACCTGATCGCGCAGTTCGGTGCGCACGCTCATCGGCTTTCAGCCACCAGATGCTCCGCCCGGGCGATGATGTTGCGCATCGTTTCGCTGGTTCCCGCACCGATCGTGAGCGCCAGAGAATCACGGTAAAGACGACCGATCAGACACTCTTCCATGTGGCTCAGCCCCCCCTGAATCTGGGCGCACTCACGTGCCGTATCGAGAGCCATCTCGGTGGAAAACAGTTTTGCCATCGAAATCAGCGAGTTTGCCGGTTCACCTTTGACGTACGCATCGATGGCGCTGTAAGTCAGCGCCTGGGCGGCTTCCAGACTGGTCAGCACATCCGCCAAACGATGCTGCCAAACCTGAAAACCGAGCAGCGCCTGTTGAAAAACCCTGCGGTCGTGACCCCACTTCCGCGCTTCTTCAAACAACAGACGCGCCTGGCAACAGGCCATGACGGACAGCACCAGGCGCTCGCCCTCGAAGCCCGCCATGATCAGAGGGAAGCCACCGTTTTCTTCACCAACGAGGTTCTCTGCCGGAACCCGGACGTCGTCAAAAAACAGCTCTGCCGTGTCCGAGGCGTGCGTGCCGATCTTCTGCAGACGGCGCCGGGTCAGACCCGGGCTGTCGGCCGGTACCACTATGAGCGAGATACCGCGGTGTCCAGGCCCGCCTGTGCGAACGGCTGTGGTGATGTAGTCAGCAATCGTGCCGTTACTTATGTAGAGCTTCGAGCCATTGATGACATAGTCCTCACCAT
This window harbors:
- the ileS gene encoding isoleucine--tRNA ligase — protein: MTESTSSAASFPFVEMEHDILAFWKEAKIFQKSLENTREKKPYVFYDGPPFATGLPHHGHIVASTIKDIVPRYWTMKGRYVQRRFGWDCHGLPIEHEIDKQLNMSAQQAVEELGVAGYNAQCRSIVQRYVNEWRSTVTRLGRWVDFDNDYKTMDPWFMESVWWVVKQLWDKGLVYQGVRVMPVSTALGTPLSNFEATSNYQEVQDPAITVLFKLRDEDAYLSAWTTTPWTLPSNLAICVGADIDYVKARDPEHDTLIYFAADRLAHYGNFEIVETLKGSALLGRAYEPLFPYFAEEAERGAFVVVADDYVTTDAGTGMVHQAPAFGEDDYRVVQAAGIEAFVCPVTPNGIFTEEVVDFAGQYVKDADRSIIRALKEQGLLYRQETIQHSYPFCYRSDTPLIYRAIPSWYVSVSTMRDRLLAANAKIRWVPEHIKEGRFGNWLEGAIDWSISRNRVWGTPIPIWINDVTGREHCVGSIDELEALTGVRVNDLHREHVDPLTFRIDGEEGTYRRVEEVLDCWFESGSMPYAQLHYPFENEAMFRSGFPAEFIAEGLDQTRGWFYTLTVLAAALYEKPAFRNVIVNGMVMAEDGKKMSKRLRNYTPPDALMETYGADALRLYLINSGLVRGEEQRFADSGVRDMVRRALLPWYNAFSFLKTYAEIDQWSPDKGLHRGDNILDQWILSRLQTLKANVSEQMEAYRLYNVVPKLFEFIEELTNWYIRLNRTRYWGAEITADKIAAFSTLYQALEELSLVMAPFAPFLAEHLYLQLAQLGGRVAKPGSVHLCDYPEKDRGLMRVELELAVDRMQQVILLGRQRREEARIGLRTPLRSLVIIHSDAALLDGLRGLEDYIKGELNVLEITYDTDESAYIQLTAKPNFPLLGKRLGKQMKSFQQQIQALTPDQIAALQETGSIEIGGECFDLEEIQVQQLAREGTNTVSNRFIAVDLDCRLDDGLIRGGYSREIVNRIQQRRKELGFNVADRIRVTFEGDPELLLAAEEHREYIATSTLAVAFQAGTVQGGAEVDIDSRPFRFSINRA
- a CDS encoding zinc-binding dehydrogenase — protein: MRAARLYAAGQPLIIEEIPVPIPQPDEVLVQVEACGLCGTDIHLAVDGDIPVQRTPITLGHEAAGIVVGIGGGVTQFSVGDRVALFPSATCGRCRFCLLGRESLCEKARVYGMARDGSLAQFVVAPAWSLIPVPAGFPLELAAIITDGVATPFHALRSRGQLQAGETVAVVGCGGLGSHAILLARLMGAAHIVAVDSQEHARQRAFRLGADTVIDPATEPMTGKAVRRELGRGVDLALEFVGRPETVDTALATLDTGGRAVIVGVGPGRPRLPPMLNFVGREHSLLGSFGMDKRDIADLIQLVAGGRLSLESSISGRYALAQVNEALARLAGGSTDVVRLVVLPGE
- a CDS encoding DUF3336 domain-containing protein, whose protein sequence is MTDPSPSAPFSNGVAASLRLVNAHSYDEWKRAAQQYDEQTGAAKWRTIERSRLYDFEVIRRRLGEVRAARTSGDPHRLLFYLNEGIHGNMGGMGNPALYGRARFGTKDLIRDYIGELTGALQDVAVVPDSVIPFRDRLEFFRRASRCFGRSALMLSGAGALGPFHIGVVKALLEQDLLPDVISGASAGSFIAAIVGCHDAPALKALFSPDGLIEAFAAFADDSRKVATGSRIGIEDLRKDIAARVPDLTFEEAFRRTGRKINISVSPLQYHQRSRMLNAVTSPNVFIREAVLASCAIPGVFPAVTLAAKNVKGERQPYIPARKWVDGSITGDLPIDRLTRLYGVNHFIASQTNPLVLWALSDRRQDDSIFGRSVEIYQRAVKEWFRATYPLAMRLTRDVYPLNIVTRMGYGLATQDYTADINIIPQRRLWDPRKLLSVLSDTETQELISEGEASTWPKIEMIRNCTLISRTIDDLLLPLERQAADGTPHPQAAIV
- a CDS encoding TetR/AcrR family transcriptional regulator; this encodes MKPGNRYHHGQLREALLDAAEVLLDEGGVRALSLRACARRAGVSHAAPKHHFRDIAELLAEVSARSFDRLTLLLQQAGAAAGDDPTRHYVAVARTYVQFALKYPSHFRLMFRSDAMAGQHPVLEAAANRTFAEMASSVTRLLNQPDVTPESLRERTADRELQNAILLAWSQIHGYTQLLLEGQFAAFAEAEGLQRFLERTVLETTTRMSALLQIDRH
- a CDS encoding cytochrome P450; its protein translation is MAEAVSRSDLLTADPYKVPLDQIDVSQSELFERNLFWPYFERLRREDPVHYCADSMFGPYWSVTKFKDIVEVERNHEVFSSEGGITLADRMADFRTDNFISMDPPKHDNQRKAVQGVVAPRNLAEMEGLIRQRVCSILDSLPLNETFNWVDLVSIELTTQMLATLFDFPFEDRRKLTYWSDMATSSELAGGTTPEPVRRAALLECLEVFTRLRDERIGRKDGFDLLTMLAHDPATRAMPPMEFLGNLILLIVGGNDTTRNSISGGVLALNENPAEYDKLMKDVSLIPNMVSEIIRWQTPLAYMRRTATRDTELAGKKIRKGDKVAMWYVSGNRDPDAIERPDEFIIDRANARHHVSFGFGIHRCMGNRLAEMQLRIVWEEIVKRFRRVEVVGEPVRVRSSFVKGYSELPVRLHAH